The DNA segment CCTCATTCACGTCGGAATGGAGCGCCGGAATTTCGTTTAAAATTCTATTTGTCTTTGATAAAACGGTAAAACATGAACTGCACGGTGCCATTATCTGTAAACCCATTTGCTCGGCAAGAGCGAGATTCCTTGATGAAATTGCGAGCGAAACAGTTTCTTTAACCGACATATAAACGGTTGCACCGCAACAATTCCAATCTTCAATCTCCACTATTTCCTGATCAAGTGTCCGGAACACTTCGCGAACAGATTCGTCGTAACCACGTTGGGTTTTTTCAAGACTGCATCCGGGATAATACGCGTACTTCATTTTTAATTCCCTTTCCGTTGTTCGAGTGCCATATCACCAACCGCTTTGTAACCTACATAGTCCGGAGAATATTCCATCGGTTCCGGTGCATGGCGGATTTCAATTTCCTGCGCTTTTTTAATTATGCGTGAAAGGGCTTCATGTTGTTTTATCTTCTTCGGAAAAACCGCGATGCGTTTGGTTGCGAACATTTTTTTACCGAGCGGAATAAGCCCGAACATTTTTCTCACATTCGTTTTCATGTAATATTTTCTGATGAGTGTTCCCTCATGCAACCGTCCATACGCCATCAGGTTTTCAACAAAAAGACTGGCAAGTGTTTGTACTTGCGGTGCTTTAGATTTGTAATGCTTCTCCATCGATGTTCGTTTAAGCGCATAGATAATATCTGTAATCTTGATACCAGATGGACATCGGGTTGTGCACGAATAACAGGAAGCGCAAATCCATATGGTTCGGCTTTTCATGATTGTTTCCATCTCACCTGCACGAAACAACGCAATTAACTCGCGAGGCGAAATATCCATGGCATAACTAACCGGACACGATCCGGTGCATGTTCCGCATTGGATGCACCTTTTGATTCTTTCCCCGCCAGGAATTTGTTTAACTTGTTCGAGGAATATTTGCCTCAGTTCTGATTCTGTTTTTGACATAAAGAATGGAGTTCGTAAAGATTCAGCCATAATATGCCTTTTGTTCGGAGTGATTATTTTTATTTAAATTAATGAATCGTTCCACAAAAAATATTTTTTGTGAAAGAAATAAGAATGCCATTAGTCGCGAAAACCGCATCATGACGATTCGGTCTGCAACCTTTTGAAAAAGATTTTTATGACAGAGCATGTCCACTATTATTTTTCTTACTACCAATAATAAATTCCGAATTTTTTCAAAATACGGAAATTCTCTTGTTTATAAAACCGTGAATTATTAGGTAGAACGAGTGAATCAAATGCCCATCTAAAAAGAATCTCCATTTATCCCAATTTGATGGGGGGATAAAAAAATGTATCTCTTCTTAGATTAAAACAAGGCGACGAATCAAACATGTTTCGCACAACTTTCATGCCATTACATTACATCGGCGGATGCGCCATATCGCACAAAATTCAATCAAATTGGATTTCGTTTTTCATAAATGTAAAAGCCCGGTAAATCATCTTATCAATTCTAATAAAGATAATATATTAATACATCCAATGATTTCGGACAATCGAATCTTATTCAATGAAATAATTAAATTATTTTGCTGAAATTGAATTTGTATTTTCTTTTCTCCAAAATATTTTTTACTATTTGTCTGTATATTATACCTAGCATGAAGAAGATTTCCACAAAAAGCATTCAATCTCAACTCATCTTATATTTTACGATCGCGATTCTTGTCCCTACCGTAATTACAAGTGTCGTTGGTGTAAAATTAATTTATAATCAGATCATCACGCGAGCGGAAACCAAAACATTATCCGATTTGAATTCGGCGCGGGAAATTTTCAGAAACAAGATTACGCATATCGAGAGCATTGCGCGGTTGACATCAGCTCGATCTTTGATTGTAAAAGCATTGATTGAAAACAACAGAACATTTTTACAAAAAGATTTATTGCGAACGCTAACGCGTGAACACCTGGATGTTCTCACAATCCTGGATAAAAACGGTCACCTGATAAGTCGCAGCCGCAAGCTCGAACCGGATGAGCATTCGTTCATTCGAGATAAATTCGTTCAACGGGTGATAGATACAAAAAGGATTGTCAAAGGAGTGGATATTGTTTCCCGCGATTATCTGGTCAACGAATCGGCTCATCTTGCAGAGCAAGCGGCGATGGATATCATTCCCACTCCGAAATCGAAAGCCCACACCGAACACAAAGAGACTTCGGGGATGATGTTGAAAGCCGTGGTTCCGATATTCGAAGACAATGGAATATTTGTTGGTGTGTTGATTGCAGGTGTGTTACTGAACCGCAATTTTGAAGTCGTTGATAAGATCAAAGAAGTGGTGCACGAAGGTGAAATTTACAAAGGAAGCGAAATAGGAACCGCGACAATTTTCCAAAATGATCTTCGTATCTCTACAAACGTTAAAAATCAGGATGGATCCCGCGCAATATCAACTCTTGTCTCGGAAGAGATAAATTATGAAGTGCTTCAAAAAGGAAATCGGTACGTCGGTGAAGCATTTGTTGTCAACTCGTGGTATCTCAGCGCGTATGAACCAATCAGGGATATTGAAAATAAAATTATAGGCATTCTTTACGTAGGAATTCTAAAAAAACCTTTCGACGACATTCTTCGTAACGCTTTGATAACATTTTTAAGCATTGCCCTCGGCGGTATTGTGTTGATCATCTTTGGCGCCGTTCGCATGGCGAAACAAATTTCGACTCCGTTGAAACGAATTGAAGACATAGCCAATAAAATTGCCGACGGTGATTATCATCACTCAATAACCGTTCATGCCCCGCGAGAAATTGAGCATCTGGCCGGTTCAATTAACAGAATGGCAAAAGAATTGGAAAAGGAAAAACAAGAATTAGAAGTGTGGGGAAATAAATTAGAGGTTAAAGTATCTGAACGAACGGAAGAAATTAAAAAAATTCACGCTCAATTATTCCGCTCGGAAAAACTTGCCTCGCTCGGGAAACTTGCCGCAGGCGTGGCTCATGAAATAAACAATCCGCTCACCGGCATACTCACCAACAGCAGTTTACTTCTTGACGATCTGCCGGCGAGCGATCCTAGACGAGAAGACATCGATGTTATAGTGAAGGAAACAATAAGATGCAGAGAAATCGTGAAGAGATTGCTCGATTTTGCGCGGCAAACAAAACCTCAAAAACAAATTGTCAACATAAACGAGATAATCGAAAACATTATTTTGCTCGTCCGCAACCAAACATCGTTCCGAAACATTCAGATGCAGCGGAACTTACATGAAAACCTGCCAGAAATTATGGCAGACAGAGATCAGATTCAACAGGTATTCATCAACATCATTATCAACGCCTCCGAAGCTATGTCGAAAGGCGGATTACTTTCTATAAGCACTGCTATATCGCCGGTAAAAGATTCGCTTATTATTACATTTAAGGATAACGGACCGGGTATCCCGGAAAATATACGCGAAAAAATCTTCGACCCTTTTTTTACAACCAAAGAACAGGGAACCGGGCTTGGGCTTTCTATCAGCTACGGAATTATTGAACAGCATGGCGGGGAGATCAACGTTGAGAGTTCTTCAGGTCAAGGTACAACTTTTATAATTCAACTTCCCATCAACTCAACCGAAAGCGAGTAATTCTTGGAAGCAAATATTCTTATAGTAGACGATGAACTTGTAATTTGCAAAAGCTGTGAAAAAATTTTACGACGTGCCGGGCACAACGTAACCTACGCAACATCGGGCAAAGATGCGATTCAAATTCTGCAATCGGAACAGTTTGATGTTGTATTCACCGATTTAAAAATGATAGATATCGGAGGAATGGAAGTACTGCAGACAGTGAGGCAAAAATATCCCGAAACCCTTGTTATAGTCATCACCGGTTATGCAACAATCGCTTCTGCAGTTGAGACGATGAGAAGCGGCGCATTCGATTTTCTTCCGAAACCTTTTACACCAAGCGAACTTATTGCCGTTCTCGATCGCGCTCTCGAAAAACGTAAGCTTATCCATTTATCATCAGAGGGATTCGAATACTCAAAAGATTCCGGTTTCGAGGGAATGATCGGTAAAAGTCCGAAGATGCAAGAAGTTTACCGCCTCGTTCAAAAAGTCGCACCAACAAACAGCACGGTTCTGATAATAGGTGAAAGCGGAACAGGGAAAGATCTCGTCGCAAAAGCTCTGCACAATCAAAGTAAACGTAAAAAAGGAAAATTTTTCGCGCTCGATATTTCAACACTTTCGAGTTCACTGATAGAGAGTGAATTGTTCGGGCATGTGAAAGGTTCGTTCACAGGCGCCCATGCCGATAAGCAGGGCATATTTGAAGCGGCAGATGGCGGAACAATTTTTCTGGATGAAATTGGCAACCTGCCGGTTGAAATTCAGTCGCGCTTACTCCGCCTTCTACAGGAAAAAGAATTCATGCCCGTCGGCAGTACAACCACGAAACATTCCGATGTTTGGCTTATCTTTGCCACTAATCAAAATTTAAAACAATTGGTAGCCGCCGGAAAATTCCGGGAAGATCTTTATTACCGGTTGAATGTTTTCCCGATAAAACTTCCATCACTTCGTGAACGCAAAGAAGATATTCCCGAACTCGCGCTTTATTTCTTAAAAAAATATTGTCAATGTAACGGAAGAACTATTCCGAAAATCCAAACAGAAGCAATTGAAGCACTTACAAACTATCACTGGCCCGGAAACATAAGAGAACTTGAACATGCCATAGAGCGGCTCGTCATTTTAGTTGAAGGAAATGAAATAGAACCGGTTCACGTCTCTGCCGCGCTTTTCAGGACCGATGCGTTTGTCAGTTCGATAATTCCGAAACACAGTGACGAATTGAAATCATTGAAGAAACAAATCCGCGAAGCATCTGTGCACGAAGTTGAAAAAGTTTTCATCCACGAGGCGCTCATACGAAACAATTGGAATATTTCAAAAGCAGCGCGTGAAGTGGATATGCAGCGTTCAAATTTTCAGGCATTGATGAGAAAATACGGTATTTCAAAACCCGGCTCATCCGCATAATCAAGTATACACCTGCATATATATTTTATCTATCATTTTTATCGAATATCTTTTCATTTGGGGAGTTTCATCAATTTTATCTTTGAATTAGTCTTCACTGATTCAAATATAAAAACAGACCTATCGTTTTTCTATTTCATTAGCAGATAAGGAGTTACAGTTCTAATTTTATTTTTTATTAATTGATGGCACATTCCTTGTACTTGTTTGAGAAGAAATCGAAAATAACTTCATCTGAACATTCAAAGGAAAAATAAAATGATTACAAGTAAAATATTAGTTGTCGATGACGAAGAAGTGGTATGCCAGAGCATAAAGAAAATTCTTTCGCGCAAAGGATATACTGTAGATAACGCGCTCGACGTTGATACCGCGGTCAAAAAAATGAACGATTCACCTTTCGATCTGGTGATCACGGATTTGATGATGCCGAAAACCAACGGCATGGAACTTCTTCAGATAGTTCGCGATCACTATCCTGAATTAGAAGTCATAATGATCACGGGTTACTCATCGATAGAATCTGCCGTGAAGGCAACAAAATTAGGCGCTCACAGTTATCTGCCGAAACCTTTCACTCCCGATGAACTGACTAATGTTACCGAGAAGGCATTAATATCCAGAAAAGAAAAAATAGAAACAGTGGCCCGGCAATCGGTTAAACCGACGATTGAAGAAATCTCAAAAGAAAATATCGACGTTGACATGCCCTTCAACGAAGCCGAAGTTACAAAAGCTACTTCACCGGAATATGTTGAAGCATTGACCCACACAGATGTTCCCCTTGCAAAAAAGGTAGCCGATAAAGCATATTGCCAAACGGGAAAACGCGATTGCCGTAAGGTTGTCCTCGACGGGCGCGAGTGTGCTGGCGAATGTCCGATTGAAAAGAAAGAAAAAGCTCGCGCAAAGCAGTCTCCCCGCACAGTCCGTGAAAATATAGAGATGATAGATGCCGATATACCGTTCCCGATTTCCGAAGTTGAAAAATATACAAGTGCAGATTATATAAACTGCCTCGGCAGATCTGATATGCCCCGCGTTGCGCTATGGGGTCGTGATGCCACAGCGAAACATAATGTCCTAGTCATCGATGATGAACCGATAGTTTGTCACAGCGTGCGAAGAATTCTTTCGAAGCAAAGCTGCGCGGTTGAAGAAGCATTCGATGTAGATGCGGCGATGCAAAAGATGAAGCTCAATAAATTTGATTTGGTAATACTCGATCTTAAAATGCCTAAGAGAAATGGATTAGAAGTGCTCGATTCTATTTCGAGATCATATCCCGAAATACCGGTTATCATGGTAACAGGATTTGCATCGATAGATACGGCAATTGAGGCAACTAAGGCGGGAGCTTACAATTTCATTCCAAAACCGTTCACACCTGCCGAGTTATCGAAGGTAGCAGCAGAAGCATTGGCTGTTTAAATTCGATATCATAGGCACGAATCAAAAGCCCGGCAGGAGCGTGAAAACTGTCGGGCTTTGTTATTGATAAAGATAAACCTCCGGTATCTTCTTTGGTCAATATAACATGTTAAATCTTACCGCAGTAATATCATCTTCTTCACGCTCGTGTACGATTCACCCGCAACTCCTTCTTCATCATCTCTTAAACCGTTTGCAATTAAACGGTAGAAGTAGACACCCGATGGCAATCCGTTCGCGTCAAATTCGAAATCTTGCACACCGGACTCGATGAGTTGATGATCTATAAGTGTTTTCACTTCCTGTCCGATCATGTTGAAGATTTTGAGTGTTACCCAGCTATCGACGGGTAATTGATAGCTGATAACAGTAGTCGGGTTGAATGGATTCGGATAGTTTTGATCCAACGCATAACCGCTCGGTATCTCAGGCTCAGGATGATCAAGAGGAATTATAATAGCCGGTATTTCAAGCGGATTTGCTCGCAAGAACGGCACATCGATTAGTTTTTTTGTTCCTTTAATGACCAATTCATCTGCGAATGAGATCGTATCCATTTCTCCTTCAAATGCTGTATTGATGCGATGGAGCGTTTCACTAAGATTGTTAAATAACGATTGATCGGCAAAAAGTTTTTTATGCGAAACATCGTCATAAACACCCATAATCAATTCGTCACCGTAATCTCCGATCACTTTTAACATCAATCCATTTAACGGATTAGACGTACCATCGTCATATTTCAACTCACCGAAACCGTGAGGAGTTATTCCAAGCGCGCTCGCGGCGATGTTCACTTTCAGCGCAATCATCTCGGCAAGTAACACGTTATTATGTTTCTCGGGTGAAATAAATTTTTGCGCTCCGGTAATATAACGATGATTGGTAAATTGATCGAACCCACGAGCAATGCCATTATGTAATGCGCTTCCTTTTTTCGCCACAAGCGACTGCAAAACATTTTTATAATTCTTACTCTGCAGCCAGCCGTAATACTTGGAACTGTCTATTCCATTTTTTCTATTCAATCCCACAAGCAGCCCGCCGGTGAAATCATATCCGCCCTGTCTAAATGTTTCGTATAAGGCATTCACTCTGTTCGGCATCGCTAAAAATAGCTGGTTGACCGGATTAATATTTTCGTCATAATGTTTACCACCAGCGTAGATGCTCCAGGCATATGAAACCTTCATTCCTTTTCCTTTGGCTCCCCATCCGGTAATTTTTATAGTTTCTCCCGGAAGGATACTGTCACTCCATGTAACATTCAATATCCTATTCTGTTTTGCGAATGAAGTGCTTAATGGAGTGGGAGTAATAATTAAAGGATAATTCGGATTTCCACTAATTAAAACCGGCTCAAAATGAATATGAAAATTAATTTGTTTCTTGACGGTATTATTCGGGATGGTGCACTCGAAATACACTCGCACCGGTTTTTTCATCACATATTTATTTATTTTCCCCTTATTGTCTTTATCAAGCGCGATACTATCTGCAGCAAAACTTCTGTACGAAATTTGATAGAGAGAATCTTCGATGAAGTTTGCAGTAATAGATTTATCTCCGTCAACAGTGAGCGGGTACGGATTGGCAGCGCCAATAATATCTCCGCTCCAGTGAGAAAATTTCCATCCCAATTCTGCATCTGCCTGTAATTGAACAATGCTTCCGTAACCATACCATGAATAATCAGGAACTTTTGTTACGCTTCCGTTACCGACCGAATTGACCGTAACGCTAAATAAATCGATTCCGAACACCGCGCGTATTGTATGATCGGTAACGATGTTTGTGAATGTGTAACTTGGGACTGCTCCTACAGAAACATTATCGACAATGACTGTGTCGATATGATAATGCGGATCAGGTGTTACTGTGAATGTTTGATTTTCGCCTTCATCGAATGTCAGAATCCCGGATGGAGAAATAATTCCACCGGCTCCTGCTGTCGCATTGATAATATATGTTGGCGGTATCGGATTTGGTAAAAATACAGCGGTGATTGTCCTATTCTGATCCATAACCACGTTCAGCGGATTATCAGAACCGTGTCCCGCCGGAAAATCTCCGGTCCAATTGTTGAAATGATAATCTACTGCAGGTGAGGGTATCAATTGCACCAGTGTTCCGTAATCGTAAGTTAATTGATCCGGAATTTTTTGAACCGTACCGTGAGCCGCATTTACCGTCAATGTATATGTGTTGATGGCAAAGTTAGCCGTGATGGTTTTATGCGCATCCATTGTTAACAAAAGTGGATTATCTGTTGTATGACCAGCCGGTACATCCGCACCACTCCAATTTACAAAGTGATATCCAATGATAGGAACCGGGGCAAGTGATAAAATGGTGCCATGATTGTACGGTCCGGTGGGTGGTGTTACGTTTACACTTCCGTTTGTAGCGTTTATCGTCAGAGTATAAGTATTGATTGCAAAGTTAGCTGTAATAGTTTTATTCGCGTCCATTGTTAACAAAAGTGGATTATCATTCTCATGACCCGCCGGCACATCTGCACCACTCCAATTCACAAAGTGATATCCGATGTTGGGAACGGGAACTAGAGATAAAATAGTACCATGGTTATATGGTCCCGTTGGTGGAGTTACGTCGATTGAACCATTCGAGGTGTTAACTGTCAGTGTATATAATGATAACAACGTCATACCGGGATCGAGGTACCATGGATTGTAATCGATGAACGCTGAGACCGAATCACCGATACCCATCGGATTATTATAATTCGGAGTAGCAGGCAATAATTTAGGATCAGCGGGTCCGGTTGAAGATCCCCACCAATTTTCGCGTGCATCCTGAAGCACTCCGGTTTGATCGAGCACTCCGTAAATATTTCCGGTGATAGAATTTCTTCGCATTACACCGTTGAGCGTTGCGCCGGTTTCTTTATAGAAAACAAAACCGGTACCCCAATTTGAAACCGTATTTTCATTCGCACTGAAATTCAAAGTTTCGGTTCCTAACGCGTCGGCTTCGATGCCGGTTCCATTTCCACCGCCATTCATTACGTTAAGATTTACTATGGTTGTTAACGCGGTAACGGAGTTGATGGATGCGGCTTTCTTTGGTACACTTTCAATATCAAAACCGGAAACTTCCGGTAATTGCGATTTCCCGATTCCCGGATCGGCTACAATTCCCCACCAGTATGGTGTTGCACCCATACCGGCAACTGTATTTGTAACAGTATCCTGAGAAATTGTTCCTTGGGCATTGATGTAATAAATTCCGGTTTGGCATTCATCAATTTTATTCCCTGTAACTGAAATTGAACCGAGCGCATTATAAATCAACATACCTGTTGATGTCCATGTACCCGGTGTGTATGAAAATCCTGCGATATGATTACCAGATGCACTACCGGCTGCGCCATAAATCTGAATTCCATTTTGGGCAATGAAACTCACTGCGCCTGCGCCGGTAATCGTATTTCCATTTGCAGATACAGTAAGGTTTCCTCCGGTAAATACAGTTCCATTTTTCTGGAAACCAAAGATAGTATTGTTGGCAACATTCAATGTCCGTGCATTGCCGTCGTCAGCATTCGCATATAGACCGACACCATGTTGAGAGCCATCAATGGGATTATTCCTGATGTCCTGAATTGTCGATCCACTTACCGTCCCGCCTGCATTTCTGTAACCAATGCCGATGAACCGATAATTTGCATTTCCACGTCCGAAACCATCAACCGTGAAATTGGAAATTGCAACATTTGAGGCATCGTGCACATACACTATTGGATAATTATTATTACTACCAGTCGTAAAGAATTTCGTTAACGTAACCGGCGATTTGATAATTGTTGATGCCATAGATTGACCAGACAGGTTTAATTGTTTGTTTATCTCTACTTGTTCTTCGTACGTACCTGCCGCAACATTTACGGTCCATCCATTGCTTGCCGCGTCAACGCCACCTTGAATACTGCCGGTCTTTCCGTATAGAGCCGGCACGACGTAAACATTGTTTGTTTTCACCGACACAAAACCGTTCTTGCCGGTATTCATTCTGTGAACCATTCTGTATTCAAGTGCAAAAAGCTGGTCTAATGTCATGGCTGTAGGGATCAAACCATCATATGTGTTGGCTGTTGCATCGAAGAACGCGGAAGGATCGATTCCTCCACTAAGGTTAATAACTGTGCTGGATGCAGCATTATTGAATATGTTACCCGAGATCGTATAATTACCTGCCCCGACAAGCCCGAACGACAGCGCGGTCCCGTTCTCCTGGAACGTGTTTCCCGTAACTGATGCAGCGGCAGTGTAACTGTCGAGATTTATCGCGGAGCGACAATACTGGAATACATTATTTGTAATTGTGGTTGCTATGCCTCCACCATCCGACCATACACCTCGTCTCCATCCTTTGTTGTTGAATAAATCGGCAGTCGAGCTTCCAAGGAACAAATTCTGATCGACCGTTATTGTTCCGATCGCGCTTGGCGTGACA comes from the Ignavibacteriales bacterium genome and includes:
- a CDS encoding 4Fe-4S dicluster domain-containing protein, whose translation is MAESLRTPFFMSKTESELRQIFLEQVKQIPGGERIKRCIQCGTCTGSCPVSYAMDISPRELIALFRAGEMETIMKSRTIWICASCYSCTTRCPSGIKITDIIYALKRTSMEKHYKSKAPQVQTLASLFVENLMAYGRLHEGTLIRKYYMKTNVRKMFGLIPLGKKMFATKRIAVFPKKIKQHEALSRIIKKAQEIEIRHAPEPMEYSPDYVGYKAVGDMALEQRKGN
- a CDS encoding cache domain-containing protein, which produces MKKISTKSIQSQLILYFTIAILVPTVITSVVGVKLIYNQIITRAETKTLSDLNSAREIFRNKITHIESIARLTSARSLIVKALIENNRTFLQKDLLRTLTREHLDVLTILDKNGHLISRSRKLEPDEHSFIRDKFVQRVIDTKRIVKGVDIVSRDYLVNESAHLAEQAAMDIIPTPKSKAHTEHKETSGMMLKAVVPIFEDNGIFVGVLIAGVLLNRNFEVVDKIKEVVHEGEIYKGSEIGTATIFQNDLRISTNVKNQDGSRAISTLVSEEINYEVLQKGNRYVGEAFVVNSWYLSAYEPIRDIENKIIGILYVGILKKPFDDILRNALITFLSIALGGIVLIIFGAVRMAKQISTPLKRIEDIANKIADGDYHHSITVHAPREIEHLAGSINRMAKELEKEKQELEVWGNKLEVKVSERTEEIKKIHAQLFRSEKLASLGKLAAGVAHEINNPLTGILTNSSLLLDDLPASDPRREDIDVIVKETIRCREIVKRLLDFARQTKPQKQIVNINEIIENIILLVRNQTSFRNIQMQRNLHENLPEIMADRDQIQQVFINIIINASEAMSKGGLLSISTAISPVKDSLIITFKDNGPGIPENIREKIFDPFFTTKEQGTGLGLSISYGIIEQHGGEINVESSSGQGTTFIIQLPINSTESE
- a CDS encoding sigma-54-dependent Fis family transcriptional regulator, translated to MEANILIVDDELVICKSCEKILRRAGHNVTYATSGKDAIQILQSEQFDVVFTDLKMIDIGGMEVLQTVRQKYPETLVIVITGYATIASAVETMRSGAFDFLPKPFTPSELIAVLDRALEKRKLIHLSSEGFEYSKDSGFEGMIGKSPKMQEVYRLVQKVAPTNSTVLIIGESGTGKDLVAKALHNQSKRKKGKFFALDISTLSSSLIESELFGHVKGSFTGAHADKQGIFEAADGGTIFLDEIGNLPVEIQSRLLRLLQEKEFMPVGSTTTKHSDVWLIFATNQNLKQLVAAGKFREDLYYRLNVFPIKLPSLRERKEDIPELALYFLKKYCQCNGRTIPKIQTEAIEALTNYHWPGNIRELEHAIERLVILVEGNEIEPVHVSAALFRTDAFVSSIIPKHSDELKSLKKQIREASVHEVEKVFIHEALIRNNWNISKAAREVDMQRSNFQALMRKYGISKPGSSA
- a CDS encoding response regulator; its protein translation is MITSKILVVDDEEVVCQSIKKILSRKGYTVDNALDVDTAVKKMNDSPFDLVITDLMMPKTNGMELLQIVRDHYPELEVIMITGYSSIESAVKATKLGAHSYLPKPFTPDELTNVTEKALISRKEKIETVARQSVKPTIEEISKENIDVDMPFNEAEVTKATSPEYVEALTHTDVPLAKKVADKAYCQTGKRDCRKVVLDGRECAGECPIEKKEKARAKQSPRTVRENIEMIDADIPFPISEVEKYTSADYINCLGRSDMPRVALWGRDATAKHNVLVIDDEPIVCHSVRRILSKQSCAVEEAFDVDAAMQKMKLNKFDLVILDLKMPKRNGLEVLDSISRSYPEIPVIMVTGFASIDTAIEATKAGAYNFIPKPFTPAELSKVAAEALAV